The Xiphophorus hellerii strain 12219 chromosome 6, Xiphophorus_hellerii-4.1, whole genome shotgun sequence genomic interval aaagacaaaaggaCCAATTCATGatgcatttttgaaaattgaattagttacaacaatatttaattttaagtattttaaattaaattgtataaaaatataataattgcATCAATCATATCCGGGCCAATACGATCCAATAATTTCAACATATTGAATTACATGCACTCCAATTTAACTGTGATTATTGCGCACAAAGTCAAATGCACTTAGTTCCAGTGGTGTGGAAAACCGCAAAATCGTCAGTCCTGACAATAATTACGGTATATACCTCGTTGGCAGCTTTGGCCATATTTATCACCAGTTTTTCTTATCAATTAAAGTGTAATTTTCCTAAATTAACCGATTTAGTCGTGTTACATTATCTTGGAAACACTAGAATGCACACCGTTTGGCTGTTTTCACTCACTGTACTCAATAACGCATCGACTGGcctaattgctttttttgtttttttccaacaatgaCGCTGAACGCACCGTGAGCCTCAGCGCTGCTCtccgctctctctctcctctcatcCTTTTGTGCGCTGTGTCCAATCAGCGCGTAGACGCGGCTTGCTGCCCGCTAATTGGCTGGAAAGGAGGAAGATGCAGCGTCCAGAGAGGATACGctgaggactttttttttttttttttttttaagagtccTTATTGATGTGATTCTGGTCCGAAATGCTGTGATTACTCGCGTTGCTTAGTGCTGGGATTATTACCGCCACCCCTCGGGGTATTGGGTCATCATTGCTTCTATTCCAGCTTTGGCtgcgttttgtttgtttattcggATCGTTTGATGTGATGTCGGCCGCTCGCGCTCCGTGTCCTGACATCACGTCCGACAAAATGTAGCTCCAGGTTGTTTTGCTGTGGTGGCTTTGTCTGCAAAAGGTAAGGCACGTTTCAAGCAGGCCTCGAACGCTGTAAAACCTTCTCCTTCTagattttaatgggattttattgGCGACCTCCCACAAATATGGCCACTTCCGTCAGTGCAGCTAATTTGAATTTGAGTATTCACCCTCGCTACGCGTTTATGATTCACATTTCACATcgtctcactttttttttccctttttaataTGTTTCATGCGGACTGTCTGTCATAGAACAGCATAAGgcaagaggaaagaaaaacgacgttaaaataaaatagataacataaaaaataacttttaacaaatgaataataataataataaatttgctTCTGATTTCATGCGCGTGTTTAGGGGCATGTGTCTCCCAGCTTTGCATGTTGAGTTAAAATTGTGTCTGAAAACGACGACTTTCAAGTCCTTCTGACacatttattggattttattaaGAGTTTATTGGATGTTTCCATCTCCAAGAGTCTTGaaggttttcctccaggattcCCATCCACTCTAACCAGTCTCCCTGtccatgcactgcaaaaaaaacaaatcttgaaTATTCCCTAATctactggcaaattatttccctttataacatgggaaaaatatcttcttataagtggaactaatacttgttgttttttttatatcaatattcaataattgtttatttaaaacaagctcctatggcTTGgtgaaaagttgcttttaagTTAATACaataatgcaaagtttttagttttcccACAACATCCAATTTCTAAGAACATATTCCTTCATGATTGCAATGGGTGTCAAGTGAGTGGTTGTTGTCATGGGCAGGCAGCCTACCAGCAGAGCGCACCTACAAAATAAGAGCAGTTCCCCCCCAAAACAGTTGGTAGCAGCAGTGATAAATTACTAGACagcatatatttataaatatagggGTCTATTTATTCGcttcaagaaaatatttctccatttagtgaattgaaaaataaagatgttttgcTCCGAATGGACTCTGTTGTTGGCCACCCCCATGCGAACATTTTCTAGATGGtatttatttaggggtatcagagtaaaagggcCTCATAATACAGAAAAGGCGTGTCACAATTTTCCGATTTTTGGTGAatcaaattttgaaaatattgtcaTATTCTAAGTCTCTTCCATTCTAAGTTAACTTACGGTAGCCCAGAAACACACAAGTCATTTTTAGAGCataataattttagaaaaaaaaaactgaaataatttcacAGGAAGTTACGCGACAACAAATTCCTGCTGTTTTACTGCTGAGTACAACATTCTTGCGGTACCCGTGTTGAAGATCCAAGCGGCCTTCTCGGTGTTCCAGGTGTTGCTGTCCGAACGATGCGCGAAAGATGTCTGACGTGGAGAGCACGTATGCGGACTTCATCGCCTCCGGCAGGACGGGCCGCCGGAACGCCCTGCACGACATCCTGCAGAGTCCCACCGACCCTGACGGGCGAGAGCTGCCCCTCACCCTGTCTCTGTCCCAGCTGCACATCAACGCTGGAGGAGGCGGTAAATTCATCCACTATGTCTGTGTTTCAATCTAgatcagacagacagacagacaaacaatAATGTTTAACTACTTAAAAAACTACTTTTCTGAtgtttacatcatgttgtaatgttatttccttcataaaaaaataaaaacaaatccctGGAGCGTTGCTTTGATTGtagtctcccatggcaaccattcagctgtacaaaacTCTTGGTTGGACCTAGTATTGCCTTTGAGGCACAGCTCGTCCTCGCacctgcagtttccaagcttccgcctcGCAGAGAGTCCCTGATCCCACGTCGGctagttccttcagactagccgaCGGCAATTAGCagacacctggtggagctgtggAACAGCTGAGCTCATTCTATGAGCTACGTCTCAGAGCAACGCCGGTGAAAACGCTGTTAAAATGTGATGACTTCCTAAAgatggagtttcagaaagagcgggagtttcttaaagggacaaaagcccaatttcaagacgttaAATTGCAATATAAAATTTGCTTTAAGACGCGTAATGCTGGCCctttaaaattttgttgtttttaattcagcgtattttttaaaaattgacagTTAGCCcttttgataaaagaaaaaattcacgtttttaagaaaatggccacGTATCACTGAATCATTAGCCGATGGATGAACTTAGTCAACTTTAGATTACTTCATTGATGAATATCTTGCATTCCTATGGGATGTCAAGGCTTACATCGCAAAGTCGTGTCATTAACTGAGTCCAGTGGTTTATCCAAATGGAGGAAGAAAACATAGGAGGCGTAGTTTGCTTGCTCCAGCGTGTGAACGTTCTTCACTTTTTCTGCAGATGAAGAAGACGCAGAGGACAGCCACAGCTCCTCCGCCTCGGCCCAGCGAGACGCAGAGCAGAGGAACAGCTAAGCTCCCACGTCCCCCCTCCAGTAGACGGAGCGCCGCGGGACGGATTAAAGTCTCCGTCACAGTGGACCTGTTTGCTCGTAGCGGCCCGGCGGCTGGAGGCTAGGACCGTCGGCGTGGATACGCCTTCAAGCAGAGCCTTCGCCCCTGCTGAGGCGTTGAGATGCGATCGCTCAGTGCTTCCTGGGAAGTGGAACGACTGATGCTTTTCAGAGTCAGAAGTACACAAGTGGTagttttatggggtttttttcttttcatacaaATTTTGCTGTCAGTCTCTGTggtccaacacacacacacatgctgaaGGActaaaaggagagagaaaatggaGCTCTGCAATAGTCAGAGCAGTTTGTAGGACCGCTGAGACATGCTGGTATAATGGGTCACAGTGGGAGTAGCATGATTGTAGAAGCAGTGGTGCTGGTAGAGGCTGTATATTGCCAGTTAATGGTTTGTGCTTCCTTTGAGCCGACGTTAAGGCAGAGGGATATGGACTCAACTGTATCCGAATTGAAACACGGAGCTTTGGAAGTTCAATTCATGCCGAATTGTTTCCGCAGAGAACGAGATGTTCCAGAAGAAGGGTGACATGACGCGTCCTTTAAAATGcgtatctttattttttacacgtTTACAGTAACAATGCAAGTATTATCACAGCCTTACATGAGTAGTTTGTCCGGTTCGGAAATGCGTTTATTCAGTTTTGTGTTGCgttagagaagaagaaaagtctcattgtttttgtcaaattttggAGAAGAATCAAGCTCATCGGTTCACAAAAGCATAAAACCGCCACTGCTTTCACATTTGCTTGAAGATAATATATCTGGTTACAGGTGTTGTCAGGTCAAGGTTCGGtctcatttaatttgaaaaaaagagaaaaatcatcataataatacaataataaaaaaatactttttcaccatTTATCCtgtttatcaataaaaaaatatgctttttttttttttgcaaaaatacttcTATAGTGCACAGAATCACAAACACactttcaacttttgaaaaacTAATAAGGCCGCTGCTCCTGTGTTACTGAATAGAAATGAGACTCAGGGAAGTCATTTTGTGTGCTAAAAACATCTTAATCCATAAAAAGGGCTAATCTGTGACCTTTTAGGTGCTGACAGAAAGTTAATTATGCAACTATCTGTGGTTGTGGCTTCGCTTTTCAATACATGTTAATTTGGTTATAGAACTTATTGATATTCTTAGTTCACAAAGCTAAAAACTGCTtattaaaagagacaaaatgcCACTGTGGTGTGTAGACAGACCATAAATGGATTAGAGAATTGTTCTTGTTTATGTATACCACACTTGGATTTAATGTAACCCATTAAATCCGAGTGGGGTCAGCTCTTCTTTTGCACTTCAATACCGACTGACTACCGTTTCAACCCAAGGAGTCGCCACCTACTGGCAGTAAGGAGGAATGCACTTTCA includes:
- the LOC116721933 gene encoding cAMP-dependent protein kinase inhibitor alpha, whose amino-acid sequence is MSDVESTYADFIASGRTGRRNALHDILQSPTDPDGRELPLTLSLSQLHINAGGGDEEDAEDSHSSSASAQRDAEQRNS